Within Ipomoea triloba cultivar NCNSP0323 chromosome 9, ASM357664v1, the genomic segment NNNNNNNNNNNNNNNNNNNNNNNNNNNNNNNNNNNNNNNNNNNNNNNNNNNNNNNNNNNNNNNNNNNNNNNNNNNNNNNNNNNNNNNNNNNNNNNNNNNNNNNNNNNNNNNNNNNNNNNNNNNNNNNNNNNNNNNNNNNNNNNNNNNNNNNNNNNNNNNNNNNNNNNNNNNNNNNNNNNNNNNNNNNNNNNNNNNNNNNNNNNNNNNNNNNNNNNNNNNNNNNNNNNNNNNNNNNNNNNNNNNNNNNNNNNNNNNNNNNNNNNNNNNNNNNNNNNNNNNNNNNNNNNNNNNNNNNNNNNNNNNNNNNNNNNNNNNNNNNNNNNNNNNNNNNNNNNNNNNNNNNNNNNNNNNNNNNNNNNNNNNNNNNNNNNNNNNNNNNNNNNNNNNNNNNNNNNNNNNNNNNNNNNNNNNNNNNNNNNNNNNNNNNNNNNNNNNNNNNNNNNNNNNNNNNNNNNNNNNNNNNNNNNNNNNNNNNNNNNNNNNNNNNNNNNNNNNNNNNNNNNNNNNNNNNNNNNNNNNNNNNNNNNNNNNNNNNNNNNNNNNNNNNNNNNNNNNNNNNNNNNNNNNNNNNNNNNNNNNNNNNNNNNNNNNNNNNNNNNNNNNNNNNNNNNNNNNNNNNNNNNNNNNNNNNNNNNNNNNNNNNNNNNNNNNNNNNNNNNNNNNNNNNNNNNNNNNNNNNNNNNNNNNNNNNNNNNNNNNNNNtttccccccccccccccccaataatttttttacaatCATTATTTGGGGGACAAAGCAGGAAAAAAATTGCTGAGCTATCTggctctcacacacacacacacaaggtCCTTGAAGCTTCCATGCAATAAAAGGAATGATTTAAGGGAGGATGTATATGAGCTTCACCTAATTTTACCTATGACCTGAAAAGGAGCCTGTTCTGTGAGGGAAGATGGCCTGCAGTATATAAATACCCAAATGGTGTACACATTAGTGTGAAATACAGAATATATAGTGAGTTGTAAGTTATTGTTCATTGCTTTAGCATGACTTATGGCTAGTTATACGTTATGTGACAATGCATGCCTAAATTTatctataaaaaaatttcattcgAACATTTAATTGCTCATCCTCTATTGTTTCTTGTTGGATTTCTTACTTTTCCATTTGAGAGAATGTAGTGTCCTTTCCACTCTTATCAAATTTGACTTACCTATTGAAATTTTTGTAGTTCTGGCATGATTGACTTGAAAGAGTTATGCTTGTTTAGCGGGAAAGCTGCTTGGATGGCCTATCTGGTAAGGGATTCAGAGATTAGTGTTTTTATCTCCGTTTCTGCTTGTCTCAAAGTCTGAAGAATAAGCATATAACTATTTTGCTTCATATATCATTCATGATCCTGACATGAATCCCAAAAACTTTTAGATGAGCTTTTAGAGTTCTTCCAAGTTGAAATACAGACAAAGGTGTGCATGCATATCACTTCTATAACAACAGAATATGCCCTTATATTTGGAGATGGTTAGAATCACTGTTACCACACAATTGAGACAATAAACCATATAGATGTTGCGGAGAAAAGGAGGCTGGAGAAGGAAGGGCAGGAGACAATATTGATATGTGATAGTGTGTAAAGCACTATGCTAAGTTTTACTTTGAGAGGATATTGTCATTGGAAAAAAGTTTTATAGTCTATAGCTGAGCAAATTTAATCCTTGAATAATGAGTAAGTTCCATTTGGCTGAAATTATAAAGCAATTAAAGTAGAGCTTAGTTCACTAGTGCTATTTTGTGCCATCAAATgcattattcaatatatataattgctgATGATGGCATTGCCTTTAACATTTGTTGGGGAAATCATATCGCTTGATCTTTGTCCACTTGTACAGGACATATACTGTTTGGATGCTGATGGCGCCCTGTTTGATGCTGCATTACTTTCAGCAGTTGCTGCATTTTCACATTGTAAGTTTGCTACTCCTTTGCCCCCTTCTAGTTTTTGGTTTTTCAGTGGGTATGGTGCAATCCCGTTTGTTTATCTCtatataaatctttttttttgttcatttgcCATCAACATCCTTGCTGCTTGTTCAATTGGAAAAGTAATTGAAGGTAGTATAAGCCATAATTATATGGACATTGCTGTTCATCCAATTACAGTCAAGGAAAATATACATTCCCTTTCCCTGGTGTCTGCCCAAGTATGCCATCGAAGTTCTTTCGTGGTTCCACTAGAAATTCATCATCAGTTCAATACTTCAATCACTTAAAAGCTAAGAATAACCAAATTTGAAGAGCACAAGTTTTTCTAACATTATATAGAGAACTTTCATTTCTTGCAGTAAGAATCCCTATCGTTTCTTTGAATGATGATGGAAGAGTAGTTCTTGCCCCTAAAAACAAAGACAAGAATGATAGTGAGGAATTGAAAGGACCTGCTAATAAAGAAGAGAAGCGAAAGCTCAAATTGAAGAATGTGCCATTTTCCTTGACATGTGTACTTCACAAGAGCTATATCATAGCAGACCCTACAGCAGAGGAGGAATCTCTAATGGAAACAGTTGTTACTGTGGTGTTGGACTCATCTTATCAGCTCTTGTCTCTTTACAAGCCAGGGGGACCTGCTGTTGCCAACACTTCAGCTATTCAGGTTAGTTTGCAGTCTTTAGCTTAATTCTACCTGGAGGCAATTTCATAATTCCCCAGTGTGCACTGTTCATAGCAACGGTTGTTGGAGATATGGGGCAGTGATCACACTTAATAACTTGAAAATTTCTTTAACTAGCTGAGCAAGGGCTATATAATTCACTTCAATTGCCACTAACTTCATCTATTAATTCATACTGTTTCAAAATATTTCGTTCTTGTGCTGTTTGATGTTTTTAATGCCGAAATAACGATTTATGATTGCTAATGTTTGTAAAGGATACAATTTTCAGTTGCTAATCTGATGACTGCTCACATTCAGGGTTGTGTGACATTGGCATGGCAGAGAATCAATGAACTCAAAAAGATATTACATGAAGCTATTTCTGATATGGAGGTGGACTGAGTGCACTATCATTCATACAAACATTTCAGCTGGCAGCTGGCTTTCTTTATTCTCCTCTTCCCTTATTTATTTCATTCTCAATTCCGGGAAAGTAGCCGGAAATTTTTTGCTGTATATCAATGGGTATTATTTGCATATTGgcaaatttgttatttttactttgtataaaaatgcttatatgaaatatttaatgtttacattgttttttatttaccaACAGTGTTGCGCCACATATGGCTATTTTGTTTGCTTATTCAATTccaaatgaatattttatttgtttttttatgtattttttactttgttagatatttaaatttaaaatttgtattattaaaaataaattatactccgtaccATTTTAAAGATTTTACCGAGATGattgaaacaaaattaatatttaatatatattaatttaaaaaaattaaaatacatcaaATATAACTAcaacataataaaaattaaaatatacatagccatttaaaaataataaaaattactaaagaaaataagcaatgaagaaatagttggtttgaccaattaATAGTAAATAGAATAGGTAAAATGGAATAGAGAgtaataaacattgggcattatcttaTTCGCgccgcgtgaaaaactagtatttcatacggagtaataataacaataatataataatataaataataattcacattattatttaataaaagaaataaaattttatttttttaaaaaaataaaacataaggGGAACCGGGTTAGGCTCCCCTTAGTTTTGCCACTtttcccacatcggtgggaaaagtggcaTGGGAGCCTTGAGGGGCATGCATGGGGCCAACCAAACTGGCCCTTGCATTCACGGAGCCGAAACTGCTCGGCTCCatagtactattttttttttttttagtgttataAATAAATGCTGTTTAGGACACGCTCCCCAGCGTAATCGGCGACTAATAGTAGGATTGCGGCCGTTTGAGGTAAATCTGTTATtgcccctttttttttcttgatgtaAATTAATAGTTTCTTAGtcttgattgttgaattttatttatacaaagaTCGGTGATTTTCTTGTTGATATCTGCAAAAGTTCTGTTGATGGGTTTTCAATTTGCCGGATGAAAACAATCTTTTTGAATGAAGCGTAATGATACTTCTGATACTTGTAGTGAGTCTATTGAATTCAAGATTTAGTTCGGTTTTCTTGGGTTTATCTTTGACTAATTACTGTTTATAAATTCAATTGTGTATCTTTGTTGAAAAATTCAATTGTatctttttgtgtgtgtgtttgtatagGGTTCTGTTATTTTGTAGAAATTATTTGTGAGTTTCGGAGTTCCTTTGTTTTTTACATAGTGAATTGgggtttattgttttattttgataGTGAATCGTTTTCTTTTTTGTGGAGGCGCTTGTGTGCTTTGATCATCAAGTTTCATTTGTTCTGCAAATATTGAgttgttttattttgataaactGTGCCTTATTATAAGGTGTAATAAGTTGAATATTTATTGATTCTCTTGTCTGATTTGATCATTAATTTTCTTCTAATTGTTTTTGGTGTAGTGGATTTGGTTATTTTGCTGTTACATAAAGTGATTTGTTATTGATTCTTGAATGGGGCTTTTTAATGTTATAAAGTTCCcctcaaaatttaaattactgTTTTCAGCTGTTTCTATTGAATTCAAGATTATGTTTTCTTGGGTTTATCTTTCACTAATTACAATTGATTAATTCAATTGTGTATGTGTTTGTATAGGTTTCTGTCATTTTGTAGAAATTAATTGTGAGTTTTGGagttcctttattttttttaatagtgaaTTGGGTTATTTTGACATGAATTGTTATTGATTCTTTTTGGTGGAGGCTTATGTTTTGATCATAAGTGTTCCATTTGTTTTGGATGTATTgagtttttaattttgataaactGTGCCTTAATATACATTCTTTTAGATTGAGGCCTGTGTgatttgattattaattttgttttagttgtttttgGTGTAGTGAATTGGTTATTTTGACATATTTTGCTGTAACAAAAGTTATTCTTATTGACTCTTGAATGATAGAAAGAGttcctcaaaattttaattactgTTTTCATCGGTTTCTATTGAACTCAAGATTTGATTTTCTTGGGTTTATCTTTCATTAATTACTGTTGATAAATTCAATTGTGTATCTTTGTTGATAAATTCAATAATGCTATAGAGTGTTCCCCTCAAAATTTTActcaaaagtttttaaatttattttcagtGTTTCCAAGTATTATTTTAGTGCTTGAAATGGTTTTTAGAGTTTTAagtgttttttagtttttttatagTGGTGTTTAGCGTTTACAAGTGTTCACCGTTTAAAATGATTTGGTTCAGTGtatttaaatattctttttagctttgaaaataattttcattatCGGTGTTCCTTTGTTTTTTTACTTTAGCTTCTTTCAcatattatttttagattttaaatgatttttgactttttagtttttcactttttcaaaTGATTCTAAGCGTTtactattgttttgtttttaatttttaaattggtttttaattgtttttagtttttgaaattACTTTTAgcagttttaaaatttaaaatttctctTGGATGTTTctctttttattgttttgtgGTGTATTTTCAAGATCATTTTACAATTAGGTACTTGtattttagagtttttttttttgaaaaaaaattcttgatcTGTTTTTTTCCTATATTTCTATGTTCTTTTcctttcattattttaaaaattatttttagtgtatctagtttttaaaaaaattatttttgttcttttcatGTATTTGGTTTAGCGTTTTGAATGATTTGTAgttttttatgttcattttaaaatgctttttggggtttttttttttttttttttaagtgtttacATTGTTAACTTGGTTTTTCTTACATTTTTTGGTTGTTTTTCCTTTGTAATTTCTAAAATGATTTTCATAGTtttcaattgtattataatGATATTCAGCATTTTCAAGTGTtctcattaattttttaaaattttatttgcaaGCATGATTTTAGCACTACatgctgaattttttttttaaaattgttttccttgttttattatctttattatttgtcCTAGGGGAAACATTGTGAACTACCTCCATATAAATAAGCAAAGTTGCTATCTGctattttcttaatatttgtcaGTGCATTATGAGTTGCTTATTTTCtgattttcttttaatacaGCTCACTAATAAGATAGTTCCTGcatgattaaataaatttccTTTTATGCTCTTATTAAAAATCGTCAAAATTGTTTTGTTGTAATTGTCGTcaaaattgttttgtttaaacCCTTGAGAGTAATACCTAGGGAAATAAGGGTATTGCTCATTTCAACCTAGATtctgtaataatatatttattattgtagcTTTGGGTTTTATTATAGGTTTTGAAATACACTGTTGTGTGTTGTTCCTTTTCTCGTAGTATATTGATATATGAATGAAGATATTATTTGGTGAGTTGCCCTTTGAATTATTACTACATAAGATTTTTGTAAAACTATCTTGTGGGTTTCTAAATGTTACAGGTGTTATGTGTTAGGGTTGGTTTTCCTAGTTTTGACTGTCTTTAGAGTTGGTTTTCTTGCATGTGTTTAATGTTCAAGTCTTTCAATACTGCAGTAAAGGGATAGTATTTATAACCATTTGTATGTACCAATTTGCAACTCTTTCAAGGGATAATATTGATAACCATTTGTTGTATGTACCAATTTGCAACTTCCAAGGTAAGAGGAGGCTTTATATACACCATATattgaatttttgtgtttatcTTTGGCGTTAACTGGTCAATATATTTTCATTAGTTGTTACATTAACTACTAAGAtgttaaatgtaattattacaaaatacatacatattacccaataattttattcaccATTGTGATTGTTtctataaaataaatgaaatcttCTTGATCATTTCCAAGGGTAAGATGATTGTGAAGAGACCTGAATCTTTGTGCTAAAGATGTAATTTCTTTGGGGAAATTAATTGAGATGTGCCTTTTGGTGAATAAGAGATAAGAATGGGGCACTTTTCAATACAAAATAGGGGGAGAAACTTATTTAGGACGTTTCTTGTTATAAACCCAAGTCACAAatgagtcaaaaaaaaaaaaaaaaacgctaaTCCCACTTACGTGAGAAAATGCAAGTTGGACTTGTTTGTAGTATGGAATTTTGTGAATTTTATAATAGAAATAAAGGCAGCTTGCGTTTAATTCTGGGCAAGTCACCGCGGTGACCAGGGACGGACCTATGTTGTTAGTTAGGGGGGCCCTGGCCCcccccaaattttttttattactattatagtgtatgtatatatattttcttggccaattgcccccccccccccccaaggcCCCAAACATATTCCCTCCTTCGGCCCTTCCTAATTGGCTAATTCATTAGTCATTAGCTTTGAAAATGCCACAGAATTGCAGGAAATATGGAGTAGTGGAGGCTTTTGGagcactttttgttttttttgaaagttgaaatcaCTTCCTTttgttgtattatattattattattattttgcaaatATTAAAAACACTTGTTGCCTCCACCTGCTCCACGGCTCCACTCTATCAACATAAGTCTGTCCATCAGTCCATGGTCTTTGTTCATTTGTTCCAGAACTCAAAACACACAAGAGTAATTGAAGACTAAAGAAATTAAGCTCACTCCTAGTTTTCACTCACTCTTGACTCCTGagtttcatcatcttcaatcTTCTATTATTCTTCAACAATAAatctggtaatttttttttatttccttgtagctttaaataattactttgtaaatttgtattattattatatattttgtggaagaatgaatttataaattattattatacaattagTATTGTAAATACTTGTTGAATTTTGAGAACActtgtttgaattttgaaatcataattgcataaattaataaatatgtcGAAAAAGAATAGAGAAGAAAGTTGAAAGCATACATGGAATTGTATTAAGAAAGATTGAGCTTGgttagttttaaaaaatcacacgaaattgtaaatagttttaaaaataaaatatttttgtaattgtagacttctagtattatatatttatttaaatttaaatgtttaattcacttactaaaatattaaccttgtgaataattgtgatttgtgaacaGAAGATGATTTCCATGATATGCAAGAAATACGTTTTATATTTTAgtaaatttgtaatgtaatgatttattttaatatatattatatgcgtaTTTTAGAGAGTCGTATATGCCGTGACGTATGCCGCGACTTCAGTTGATCGGCCCCCCTCACCGTGTAATCCTGGGTCCGTCCCTGGCGGTGACCATCACCGTTACCGGATACATTATCGCCCAGTGATCacctttatgtttttttttgccacttttggTAGCCGTCCATTGTAGCTAATCAACGGATCATCAAGATGGATGAGAGCGTCTCCTATTGCCTATTGCCCAGTCATTGCTTGCTTTTTCTGTTGGAGAAGTCCCCGCCCTCACCATTACTGTTGGTGTAAAATATAATTCATCCGTCACAACTCACAACTTGcgcttatgtatatatacagagTGCTATATTGTTGATGAACAACATAAAACTAATATCGAAGTTTgagtggaaaaaaaaagttgaatggGAAAAGGAACTAAAACAATTATCGACATACTACTTGAACCATTAGAAGTAAAAGTCAGGTACTAATCCCTGTAGATCGAACCTAACCAATTTACAGTACGATGGTTGGCTGTTTAtggtttaattatatttatatttaccagCTTTTTTTGGGATTAATTTCAGCAATGCAGTTAATCCAACGATAATTTTAATTCGaattgttaattatatttactGGCTTTTTTTTGGGATTAATTTCAGCAATGCAGTTCATCCAACGATAATTTTAATTCGAATTATAGAGCTACGACACAATCAAACCCGAACGAACAAAATACTGAATTGAATCGTACGAGTCTCTAGGGGGGTTATTACTCAAGTTTGTActtgtttaatttttcaattatttctttaattaagaaatcaaaagaGAATAACTAAGAATTTTAGACATTCTTTTAGCCCATTTGGAAAGATCTAAGATCAGAATTATTCATGACGGTCTATGAACTTAATTAATGAAATGTGATTCTACGGTTTTTCTTATATGCACTTTGAATGTACTTTGAATGTGTGGATAAATGTGTACTTGAaggtaaaataattaaagttattaattattCTTACTAATCATTTGTAAATTTCACAagttttatttgaaatttaGTTATACATTGTGAAaagtgcaaaagataataaacaCTAGTCCATAATTGTGCATAGGTACAAGGATGTACCATCGAAGCACTTTATGATACCAAAAAAAGAAGTTATTCAGCTGTAGTATTATTGATGCAATTATTTTTACAAATCGTTTGTAAATTCTataaatttcattagaaatttagttatatgttattgaaaagaatgcaaaagatataataataataataataataataataattgtgcacttgaaggcacaaaAACGTGTATATGAAAGCACATAAATATACACTTGTCAATATACTTTGAAAGCGCATAAATTTTCATTCGAAGGTCAAAAGTGTACACCCAAAGACACAAAGATGTGTACTCAAAGTGAAAGCACAtaaattcctaattttttttttttacttatttttgttatttaccCCTTTGTCACCACCCATCTTGAAGGCTGCCCCAATGAGGTCTTTGGTGGTCCCGTGGTGGTGAACTGGGTGGTGTCAACCTGTTCTGGATTATAGGACTTGTGCATAAGCATTGAAAAAGTAGGTGATGTGTATGTATGCTTATATAAGAGAAGGATTGGGTGGTTTGGTGTATCAGTGTATATATCATGCATATGAAGTAGAGACGGGTGGATATTTTGCATAATTGTTCAGAGTACTTAGGCTCTAATTTGctatctcattttatttatcattatgtttttcttttttatgtaATTTAGAATTTTCACCATCAGATGCAATAATTAATTTCTTCGCTGAATTGTAGGCATCTTTAAAAATGGAACAGCTAGCATGCATATCTATGTTTgctatttaaaaataacatgaaaattttattatttcttattaatttttaaatttaatatagtttTGGAATAAGAGTTAAATGGACTCTCTAACTATTACCAAAATGTAATTAGaccattgaattaaaaaaaaaaaaaaaacaccttcaTTTGAACGCTTAAACTGGTTAAAAGTGTGTAACTAACATATTTAACAAGTTATCAAAAGGTAACTAGTTAATTTTGCTTGCATGACATCTAACGTGGcatctcattaaaaaaaaaaaaaaaatcttagcgGAAAAGCCTGTCAACTTGTTTCTCGATATGGATGAAGAAATTGACGACTTCTTCGTCTAATTTGGGCGAAAAATTGACAAATTCTCTGTCCAATTTAGACAAAGAAACTGGCAGTTTCTTCATATGATCTGACGGAGAAGCCTACAGAGCTTCTTCGTCCATGTCGATATAGCCTAATCTCCATCCAAACTGGCATGGGTGAAGAAACCATGACAGCTTGGCTGTTGTGGGCAATTCACAATTGTCAACGTAGTTAGCAGGTTGTTCTtgctatttttaaatataattatttaaattttagaaacATTAATCTAAATGGCATCTTAGTGACATGTGACTTGGAGTTAACATGTTATTATATCTCAAATAgattaattgcacaatttttACAAGTTTAAGAGTTcaattaaagatttttttgtCTGAtgatttaattatgttttattatatagtttaaaTGATCTAtctatagtttttaaatatataaaattatttcccAATTTTTTGATCAATAATTTGTTCACTAAGTTAGTTGATTGAAGTCTACCAAAAGGAATTGGTGAGGTTTCTTGATGTTCAACTCTTCCATGAGTCCAGATTCTCTTCTCTCTAACATGCTCTTGGAGTCCAGATTCCCAATGTATCTTTGTGGTGTCTAGTTATTTGGATGTTTTCTTCCCActtgattcaaaaaaaaaaaaaaatcttattaattGAATTGCACACACTCTAGAAGTTAGAAATAATATAagataacatttaaaaaaaaatgaataacagTGTTGTATTTTGTTAGTAGTTATTAGTTAAATTGCCATATTTTTTAACACTCATAATTCTTTATAATGTAAcatttgttttatactttctcattTTTTTAGCTCAAAAAATTAATGTCTCTATTACTGGAGTTCAATCCTATGACCTAACATGTGCCATTACAGTGAGTTTGTAAACTAGCAAagtgacttctgaaaaatgagtcatttttcaaaatttttattttttagtgttttattgcattatggaaaactgccttgatgtatttggttcattttcttgaaaatgagtagaattgtataattaaacattttaattgttttatttaaaatataaaaatatttataataatatcaaaaataatattatttattaaaaaaaaaacctctgaTTTCTGTGGAAACCATAGCAAGCTTGTGCTCGTCGATGTAGGAAACTAGACCAAGGTTACGCTGGTCGATGTAGTTGTGGTTTgtgaaaaatgacttctttctcaaaacaacattgttttCCCTTcgattgaaaaataattttcgttGACTTCGATTTTCCAGACTCTTCTAAACAATATCATTTTTTCGAGTTcctaaacacaccctaaattgtCATATGTTCAAATTAAATGTGAAATTATTAATCTAATCCTAATCCTTAATCCTCACAATCCCCATTGATGGACATTGTGTGCTTAGAATGAGATTGAAACAAGATTCTCTGGGAGAAGAGTAGGATACTTGGACCCATTGAGGTTCACACCAAAAATATCAATTCATTTTCACTCAGGTACACACACTCCAAGTCACAATCTTTCCCTGCAATGAAAAAACAAGAGCTTTCTCTCTTAATGCTGACTAAAaatctccctctctctctctctttttctctctctctcattatcTACATTCCACATTCCTCTCTCCTCACTTGCCCATACTCGCTTAAACGAAATCCATTCCAACCAATAGGAACCCATCAAACTTCATCATGATGACCTCAACAAGATTGCCCATTCATCTCTCTCTCCCCCCAAACAACAAGATAGACAAAATCCTCACCTAAAAGCACAACCTCAAAATCTCTTGTCCTTTGATGCTTACCCTTGTTGCCACGTGTTCCCCTCTCTCACCACTAACAACACTAACCAACTGTTATTTCACTCTCACTTCCCTGCATTCTTAAACTCATTTCCAGTTTCCACAACAAAGAGGAGGAGAAGGAACTTCCATTTTCATCCCATTTCCTCATTTTTCCTTagagagatttttattttattcctcTCTCTGTGTATACTATCaattcaagattcaagaaacataattttttttgtttccatTGAAAAACAGAGTGACCAACAATGGCTTCTCTGGTTTCTTCACCATTTTCACTGCCAAAAACCAAGACAGACCACCTTTCATCCATTTCTCAAAAGCATTACTTTCTCCACACATTTCTCCCCAAGAAACTCGCCCAAGCCAACTCAAAATCCCCCAAGAGGTTCCAATGTTCAGCAGTGGGGAACGGGCTATTCACCCAGACCACTCCCGAGGTCCGGAGAGTCGTGCCGGATAAAACCCAGGGCCTGCCCACCGTGAAAATAGTGTACGTTGTGCTAGAAGCGCAGTACCAGTCATCCCTGACGGCCGCGGTTCGAGGGCTGAACAAAAGCGTGGATTTTGCTTCGTTTGAGGTTGTCGGGTACTTGGTTGAGGAGCTGAGGGATGAGAGCACGTACAAGACGTTCTGTCAGGATCTGGAGGACGCGAATATCTTCATTGGGTCGTTGATATTTGTGGAGGAATTGGCCTTAAAGGTGAAGGCTGCAGTGGAGAAAGAAAGGGAGAGGCTTGATGCAGTTTTGGTGTTCCCATCAATGCCTGAGGTGATGAGGCTAAACAAATTGGGTTCTTTTAGTATGTCTCAGTTGGGGCAGTCTAAAAGCCCATTCTTTCAGCTtttcaagaagaagaaatcctCTGCAGGGTTTGCTGATCAGATGTTGAAGCTTGTGAGGACACTGCCTAAGGTTCTCAAGTATTTGCCCAGTGATAAGGCTCAGGATGCCAGGATGTATATACTTAGTCTCCAGTTTTGGCTCGGTGGTTCGCCTGATAACTTGTccaatttcttgaaaatgatcTCTGGGTCATATGTGCCTGCTCTGAAAGGGACTAAGGTTGAGTATTCTGATCCTGTTCTGTTC encodes:
- the LOC116029455 gene encoding exosome complex component RRP43-like, producing MAVANGSGDFSSKMELDAFRHLFPMQFHDSHHAKSIRPDAREIREARYTTVVLGSVASADGSALVKIGSTTMLAAIKMEIMTPTAESPDEGSIAVEFHMPPICSPVVRPGRPADTAPVISKQLLETITSSGMIDLKELCLFSGKAAWMAYLDIYCLDADGALFDAALLSAVAAFSHLRIPIVSLNDDGRVVLAPKNKDKNDSEELKGPANKEEKRKLKLKNVPFSLTCVLHKSYIIADPTAEEESLMETVVTVVLDSSYQLLSLYKPGGPAVANTSAIQGCVTLAWQRINELKKILHEAISDMEVD